The region TGCCCCTGACAATTTCTTCCAGTAGCCATTCTTCCCCTCCAGGGGTGGCACAAATGACCGCCAACATCGGCGTCAGGGTGTCGCTCACCCATCGTTTCACATTCTGCAGGGTCTGCACCTGCTGTTCCTGGGCTAATCGCCCCTTCTGAAATCCCTCCGTCAGGAGGGCATACCACTCCAAGACTGGAGCCCGGTACCGTTCTTCATCTTCGGCATCCTTCGGAATCTGCCGGAAATCCACATACGAGCGAAGCAAGCCGATGACCAACTCCTTCCAATCGGCTTCGTCTAACGTGGCCAATGCTCTCGCGCACTGATCGGCGCGATCCTTCTTCAATTCCAATTCCCAGCGAGTCCCATACTCCTGCCAGTTCTCTTGTCCTTTGCTCTGGAGTTCGAGTCGTTTGTCGTAAATTCGCAACAGGGTCTGACTCTGCGGACTGCCGAAGTACAGGGTCTCACCCGTCGTCGCTCCGGTGCCATGCGTCAGGTTGGAGACGATATGCCGGACTTGTGCGGCACGCGTCACACATTGGCCTGCCGAGACCGCTTCTTTGATGGTCGAGACCGGCACCGTGCCCGTCCGATCATCCAGCGCACAATCAATGCGTGTGACATGGCCTTGTTGGGCATGGACCCACTTGAGCAGGTTGCGGATTTGATCCAGCGTCAGGGCGGACGCGAGGCCGCCCGAGAGATCTACATGGATTTCATTCGGACGCCGAGGCGCATTCGTGCCCAGTTTGCCGACCCCGCGCAGGCCATCTGCCCGCATCCAGGATAAGGGATACCCTCGGAAGCCACCCTTGGCCTTACTCCAATCGCCGCCGAGGACCTTCATGGTCTCTTGGGGATTGCTTGCCAGGACGGTAAAGGCCAGCCAATCAATGGTTAGTGTGAAGCTCGACTCCATGGACTCTATCGAACTCCTGTACGGAGCGCTGTAGGTAGCGCCCCCGTGTTACCAAGACGGGGGCCATTCCGCTCCGCCCCGCAGCCTCTCGGCATGCGGCGCGGACCGGCTTTGCCTCCCGGCCACGGACAACGATGTTGCTGTGTGACGCGCTCCGACTCGGACATTTGCACCTTCTTGTGAGCCCTGCTCTAGTTCGTCTCACCCTAGGCGAATCACCGGACTGAATCAAAGGCCCCGGAAGAGGTCACTAGGGGACACGAGGGGACAGCAGAGGACAGATTGTGTGACAGCTCAGACGCAAAAGGAAGTGAGCATAAGGAGGCGTATGTGCGCGTTCGTGCGCTCAGAGCGGCTATTGTGCGCATCGTTCAGAGCCAGAACATCGAGCAAACAAAAATCGGCTCGTTTTTGCTACCTGCGCGAAAAAAAGTTTGGA is a window of Fimbriimonadaceae bacterium DNA encoding:
- a CDS encoding replication initiation factor domain-containing protein, yielding MESSFTLTIDWLAFTVLASNPQETMKVLGGDWSKAKGGFRGYPLSWMRADGLRGVGKLGTNAPRRPNEIHVDLSGGLASALTLDQIRNLLKWVHAQQGHVTRIDCALDDRTGTVPVSTIKEAVSAGQCVTRAAQVRHIVSNLTHGTGATTGETLYFGSPQSQTLLRIYDKRLELQSKGQENWQEYGTRWELELKKDRADQCARALATLDEADWKELVIGLLRSYVDFRQIPKDAEDEERYRAPVLEWYALLTEGFQKGRLAQEQQVQTLQNVKRWVSDTLTPMLAVICATPGGEEWLLEEIVRGISRWKDRHRSLLKQPTRFHRSAGGHAGSPC